A portion of the Lolium rigidum isolate FL_2022 chromosome 1, APGP_CSIRO_Lrig_0.1, whole genome shotgun sequence genome contains these proteins:
- the LOC124684790 gene encoding uncharacterized protein LOC124684790 isoform X1 produces the protein MDFPFLYPATHFGLHRLSKATCLFGILFSKQRYHLDTGPAPWHLRLPLQLWRSHHHQVQDSKKMSRELGLLELKREQDTWGLLLEKILRYVHWRVGLQCCIPRAFTRRDEWRQGIASVGRVGLGLIVSADMLFGKLHISQQEFTSLYSFPSFLGIAVCP, from the exons ATGGATTTTCCATTCCTCTATC CTGCCACACACTTTGGACTCCATCGTCTCAGCAAAG CGACATGCCTATTTGGTATTTTGTTTAGTAAGCAAAGGTATCATTTGGACACAG GTCCCGCTCCCTGGCATCTCCGGCTACCGCTGCAGCTATGGCGGTCTCATCACCATCAG GTTCAGGATTCTAAGAAAATGAGCCGA GAACTAGGTCTACTGGAACTAAAGAGGGAGCAGGACACTTGGGGCCTTTTATTGGAGAAAATTTTGCGGTATGTACATTGGCGAGTTGGGCTTCAGTGTTGTATACCTCGAG CTTTCACTAGAAGAGATGAATGGCGGCAAGGAATAGCATCAGTAGGCCGGGTTGGTTTGGGATTAATAGTGTCGGCTGACATGTTATTTGGTAAGCTTCATATCAGCCAACAGGAATTCACTTCTTTATATTCTTttcctagctttctaggaattgcCGTGTGTCCATAA
- the LOC124684790 gene encoding uncharacterized protein LOC124684790 isoform X2, giving the protein MDFPFLYPATHFGLHRLSKATCLFGILFSKQRYHLDTGPAPWHLRLPLQLWRSHHHQVQDSKKMSRELGLLELKREQDTWGLLLEKILRYVHWRVGLQCCIPRAFTRRDEWRQGIASVGRVGLGLIVSADMLFALGR; this is encoded by the exons ATGGATTTTCCATTCCTCTATC CTGCCACACACTTTGGACTCCATCGTCTCAGCAAAG CGACATGCCTATTTGGTATTTTGTTTAGTAAGCAAAGGTATCATTTGGACACAG GTCCCGCTCCCTGGCATCTCCGGCTACCGCTGCAGCTATGGCGGTCTCATCACCATCAG GTTCAGGATTCTAAGAAAATGAGCCGA GAACTAGGTCTACTGGAACTAAAGAGGGAGCAGGACACTTGGGGCCTTTTATTGGAGAAAATTTTGCGGTATGTACATTGGCGAGTTGGGCTTCAGTGTTGTATACCTCGAG CTTTCACTAGAAGAGATGAATGGCGGCAAGGAATAGCATCAGTAGGCCGGGTTGGTTTGGGATTAATAGTGTCGGCTGACATGTTATTTG CTCTAGGTAGATGA